A genomic segment from Bufo bufo chromosome 8, aBufBuf1.1, whole genome shotgun sequence encodes:
- the SSNA1 gene encoding Sjoegren syndrome nuclear autoantigen 1 → MSQQGAALQTYNNELVKCIEDLCSKRDELNRQIQQEEEEKNKLQNDIRILTEKLSRINESLARKMASRNEFDKTIAETQAAYMKILESSQTLLNVLKREAGNLGKATEVRGNAPST, encoded by the exons ATGAGCCAACAGGGAGCGGCGCTGCAGACCTACAACAACGAGCTGGTGAAAT GTATTGAAGATCTCTGCAGCAAAAGAGATGAACTGAACCGTCAGAtccaacaggaggaggaggagaagaacaaGCTGCAGAACGACATCCGTATCCTCACCGAGAAGCTCTCCAGAATCAACGAGAGCCTCGCCAGGAAAATGGCGTCAAGAAATGAGTTTGATAAAACCATTGCAGAAACGCAGGCCGCATACATGAAG ATTCTGGAAAGTTCACAGACCTTACTGAATGTCTTGAAGAGGGAGGCGGGCAACCTTGGGAAAGCCACTGAAGTGCGAGGAAACGCCCCCAGCACGTGA